In Haladaptatus sp. QDMS2, a single window of DNA contains:
- a CDS encoding winged helix-turn-helix domain-containing protein, which yields MPAISLNPTDNAVLDLLTEGRCTPSYIAQETSYSRGNIQNRLLRLVEHGYVRQLGGGLYELSEDPRSS from the coding sequence ATGCCGGCTATCTCTCTCAATCCAACCGACAACGCAGTTCTTGATCTTCTCACTGAGGGTCGATGTACGCCCTCGTACATCGCCCAGGAAACGTCCTACTCTCGAGGGAACATCCAGAACCGCCTCCTCAGACTCGTCGAACACGGGTACGTTCGTCAACTCGGTGGTGGCCTCTACGAACTCTCAGAAGACCCTCGTTCATCCTAA
- a CDS encoding GDP-mannose mannosyl hydrolase, giving the protein MSNESLEDGKPIPDDEWEAIVRNVPLVSVDLVIRHEGGVVLGLRENEPVRGEWFVPGGTVMKNETLTDAAHRVARDELGINVTIEERLGTFEHFYNTSEIAGVDSKHYLATAFVVTLNVDELSPDEQHSQLRVFEPPYENLHPYVERYLSKLD; this is encoded by the coding sequence ATGTCTAATGAATCGCTAGAGGACGGCAAACCAATCCCTGACGACGAGTGGGAAGCAATCGTTCGTAATGTGCCACTGGTTTCGGTCGATTTGGTGATACGACACGAGGGCGGAGTTGTACTTGGGCTCCGGGAGAACGAACCTGTCCGTGGTGAATGGTTCGTACCTGGGGGCACTGTGATGAAGAACGAGACTCTCACTGACGCAGCCCACCGGGTTGCACGTGATGAACTAGGCATTAACGTAACGATTGAAGAACGATTGGGGACATTCGAACACTTCTATAACACCTCTGAAATTGCAGGAGTCGATTCAAAGCACTACCTGGCTACGGCATTCGTGGTTACCCTCAATGTAGACGAACTCAGTCCCGATGAACAGCATAGTCAGTTGAGGGTTTTCGAACCCCCATACGAAAACCTGCATCCGTATGTCGAACGCTACCTCTCAAAATTGGATTGA